The nucleotide window CATGTTTGCCAGCACCCGTGCTATTTTCATCCAGCAAGCCGAAACACTAAAAAGCAATGCTTTAGACAATCTTGCCGAGATACTGAAGACACCACCAACCGATGCCATTGTTGTGCTTCAAGCAGAAAAGCTTGACGGTCGAAGCCGCTTTGCAAAACTCGCCAAGGACAAGGGGTACTGGATTGACCTTCAGCCCTTAAAAGGACCGGCTCTAAAACGTTTCGTCATTCACCAGGCTAAAAGCCTTGGTCATGCTCTTAGTGACCACGACGCAAGTCTGCTAATTGATAGTTGTGGCTCAGAGCTTGTAAACATCGATGATGCACTTCAAAGGCTCTCGCTTTTTGTCGGCCCATCCCAGCGCATCGACGCTGCATCCATTGAAAGCTGCATCACTCAACTGCCAAATGCCACCATCTGGGATTTAGTGGATAGTGTTGGAGCGTCTCAAACAAAGCAAGCGCTTCGCAGTCTCGAGCAGCTACTCAAAGAAGGGGAGCCTCCTTTGCGATTACTCGCCATGCTCGCCCGCCAATTCGCATTCTTGGACGATTTCGAAGTGCTTTAGACTCAGGTTCAACCCCACAGGAAGCGGCTCGCCTCGCTTCTGCACCAGCGTTCAAAGCAGGCGAACTTGCGAGCATCGCAAAACGAATTTCTTTTTCAAAACTGAGCAAGGTTTTTATTGAGCTTTCAACGCTAGAACGCAGCTTAAAACAAAGCCGTGTACCGCCCAGTGTTCTATTGCAACAGAGCATCCTTAGCCTGCTAGACGCGAATTAGCGACGAGCTCTAAAGCAAACGCAAAACACTTAGGAAGTAGGCGTTAAGCTGGTTTCTGACGCGCCCTTCTTTCGCCGCAGATAACGGAAAGAACTGAGCCATGGATAGAGCGTCGGCAGTATCCCAAGCGTAAGCAACGTTGAAGTGACCAGGCCGCCAACGACAACAGTCGCCAGAGGTCGCTGAACCTCCGATCCAACGCCCGTCGCAAGCATCATGGGAACGAAGCCAAGCGCCGCAACCAGGGCTGTCATAAGCACCGGCCGCAGACGATTGTGCGCGGCAAAACGAGCGGCTTCCATGGGCGAGGCGCCTTGTTGCTCTTTGGCAACCAAGGCATTCATCAGCACCACGCCGTTGAGCACGGCAATACCACTAAGCGCAATGAAACCAACCGCAGCAGAAATCGACACCGGCAAGCCCCTCGCATATAGCGCCATGATGCCGCCAACAGCGGCAAAAGGAACATTCAGCAAAATAATCAAAGCGATCCGAATTGAGCGAAATAAAATAAAAAGTAGCAAAAAGATTAAGACAAGCACTGCTGGTATGACAACCGCTAAACGAGCCTGAGCACTTTTAAGGCTTTTGTACTGCCCTCCCCACTCCAGTCTCATCCCCGTCGGAACATCCACATGCTTGGCGATGGCCACTTGAGCATCCTGAACGGTGGTCGCAAGATCACGACCGCGAACGTTAAAGCCTACGACGACTCGTCTAAAACCGTTGTTTCGATTAACCATGGCCGGAGTGGGCATGCGTTCAACTTTTGCTACGTTGCGCAGGGCCACGGTGTGTCCTTGCGCCGTGACCAAGGGAAGCTCAGAAGCACGGTACGCATCCGGCGATAGATCAAAGCGTACACGAAGCGGAACACGAATAGGACCATCGTAAGTCAGTCCTGCATCGACTCCACGTCGAAGTGCTTGAACGTGATTAAGTACATCTTCGGGACTAAAACCGAATTGCGCCGCGGCAAGTGGATTGGGTCGAACTTCGATAACGCTAACCGAAGGTGGCGCTGAAACACGCACATCTTGCGCACCATCAACCTTTTTAAGTGCGCGAACCGCTTGCTTGGCAACCGCATTAAGTTCGGTGAGGTTTTCACTGTAAAAGCTAAGGCCAACATCACTCACTTCACCGCCCAAAAGCTCATTGAAACGCATTTGAATCGGCTGCGTAAAACTCATATCTTTTGGTTTCGCTGAGGGCGAGACAGCTTTCTCGATCTGGGCAATCAAATCAGATTTGCTAAGCCCTTCTCGCCATTGATCTTTGTCTTTCAAGTCAACAAAAACATCGGCCTGCTCCAAACCCATGATGTCGGTGGCGACGGCTGGGCTGCCTATCCTACTTACGATGCGGTTTACTTCAGGAACCTTTCGCAAGATGTCCTCTTCCATAAGCAAACTCTGGTTGACCGCACTCTGCACCCGTATGTCAGGCTCTCTCAGCGTCTGTATGACCAAATCCCCTTCATCGAGTTGTGGAATAAAGGCACTGCCCGAATGGGCAAAAAGATAAATACCACTGCCCAGCAGTAGAACTGCGGTTGTAGCCACGACCAAAGGTCGTTTTAACATGCGATCAAGCTCGGGCTCATAGATGCTTTGGACTTTACGAATCAGCCAGGGCTCTTGCTTGGGCACATCACGATCACGCAAAAACAAGCGAAGAGCAGGTGGAATAAAAAGAAGCGACAACACAAGCGCAGTACTAAGAGCAAACACCACGGTAAGCACCATGGGACGAAACATTTTTCCCTCCACACCTTGGAGCGAAAGAATCGGAATGTAGACCAACAAAATAATTAATACTGAAAAGAACACAGGCCGTGCCATGCTATTTGACACGCGATCAACACAGCCACGAACATGCACCTTTTTCTGCTGCATTTCGTGAAAAACGCTCTCCACCATCACAATGCCGCCGTCGACCAGGAGACCAAAATCAAGTGCGCCAAGACTCATCAAGTTTGCAGGAACATCAAAGAAAACCATAGCCACAATGGCACCAAGCATCGAGAGAGGAATCAGCGACGCTACAAGCAAGCCCGCACGCAAGCTGCCGAGCAAAAAAAACAAAACAAAAATAACAAGCAAGCCACCTTCAAGAAGGTTCTTGGCTACCGTTTTCAGTGTGGCATAGACGAGCTCGCTACGATCGTAGACTTCTTCGATTTCAACGTCCGGCGGCAAAGCCTCACGTACTTTTGGCAATGCCGTATGCACGTCTTTGAGCACTTCCAAAGCATTGGCTTCAAGAAGCATCTGTAGCATCACATAGACCGTCTCGCCGCGACCATCCAAGGTTGCCGCGCCAAGCCGCGGCCGAGCACCATCTTGAACCGATGCGACATCACCAATTCGAATCACCGTGCCATCCTCGTTTAACCGCAAGACGGTAGCAGCAAGTTCAGAACTACTTCTTGGCCAAGACACGCCACGCAACAAGGTTCCGCTTTGTCCTCGATGCAAGGTTGCCCCAGCCACTTGGCCGCTCGCGGCGCGAACAGCTTGAATGACTTCATTCATCGTAACTTTATAGCTCGCCATTAGACTGGGATTGGCAATGACGTCAAGAGTTCGTTCTCGCCCACCCCAGGTATTAACTTCAACAATGCCCGGCACCGACCGCAACAGCGGGGCGATTTGCCATCGCGCCAACTCATACAGTTCGGTGGTGCTTCGCTTATCCGAGTGTAAGGAGAAATGGTAGATTTCACCTAGACCACCGGTCATGGGTCCAAGTTCAGGCGCATCAACCCCATTAGGAAGACTCGTAGCAATGCTTTGGAGCGATTCTTGGATGA belongs to Myxococcales bacterium and includes:
- the holA gene encoding DNA polymerase III subunit delta, whose amino-acid sequence is MHAADLIAQLSAGKPSSRVFVLVGTETVFQKRCLDGIKSWTHELGLRAEDIELHRGPSIPIAAVLESLRTPPMFASTRAIFIQQAETLKSNALDNLAEILKTPPTDAIVVLQAEKLDGRSRFAKLAKDKGYWIDLQPLKGPALKRFVIHQAKSLGHALSDHDASLLIDSCGSELVNIDDALQRLSLFVGPSQRIDAASIESCITQLPNATIWDLVDSVGASQTKQALRSLEQLLKEGEPPLRLLAMLARQFAFLDDFEVL
- a CDS encoding efflux RND transporter permease subunit; this encodes MIEKWVNFALARARWAVVLVIGGALLALIATFHLRFDALPDVTGRQVMILTRAAGFTPQEVERIVTRLVEMRIGGVPGLKSQRSISRYGISSVTAVFDEDVPILRARQLIQESLQSIATSLPNGVDAPELGPMTGGLGEIYHFSLHSDKRSTTELYELARWQIAPLLRSVPGIVEVNTWGGRERTLDVIANPSLMASYKVTMNEVIQAVRAASGQVAGATLHRGQSGTLLRGVSWPRSSSELAATVLRLNEDGTVIRIGDVASVQDGARPRLGAATLDGRGETVYVMLQMLLEANALEVLKDVHTALPKVREALPPDVEIEEVYDRSELVYATLKTVAKNLLEGGLLVIFVLFFLLGSLRAGLLVASLIPLSMLGAIVAMVFFDVPANLMSLGALDFGLLVDGGIVMVESVFHEMQQKKVHVRGCVDRVSNSMARPVFFSVLIILLVYIPILSLQGVEGKMFRPMVLTVVFALSTALVLSLLFIPPALRLFLRDRDVPKQEPWLIRKVQSIYEPELDRMLKRPLVVATTAVLLLGSGIYLFAHSGSAFIPQLDEGDLVIQTLREPDIRVQSAVNQSLLMEEDILRKVPEVNRIVSRIGSPAVATDIMGLEQADVFVDLKDKDQWREGLSKSDLIAQIEKAVSPSAKPKDMSFTQPIQMRFNELLGGEVSDVGLSFYSENLTELNAVAKQAVRALKKVDGAQDVRVSAPPSVSVIEVRPNPLAAAQFGFSPEDVLNHVQALRRGVDAGLTYDGPIRVPLRVRFDLSPDAYRASELPLVTAQGHTVALRNVAKVERMPTPAMVNRNNGFRRVVVGFNVRGRDLATTVQDAQVAIAKHVDVPTGMRLEWGGQYKSLKSAQARLAVVIPAVLVLIFLLLFILFRSIRIALIILLNVPFAAVGGIMALYARGLPVSISAAVGFIALSGIAVLNGVVLMNALVAKEQQGASPMEAARFAAHNRLRPVLMTALVAALGFVPMMLATGVGSEVQRPLATVVVGGLVTSTLLTLGILPTLYPWLSSFRYLRRKKGASETSLTPTS